Part of the Schaalia odontolytica genome is shown below.
CCTCGCGCCAGCTCGCCGCCAAGGAACTCGACGCCATCCAGGGCCTGGGCGACCTGGCCCTCATGAACGCCGGCAAGGACATGGGCAAGCGCCTGGCCGAGGCCGCCGAAGAGGTCCGCTCGAAGGTCATGAGCTACCTGGCCGGCAACCAGCTGATCCTCCTCGTCATCGACTCCGTCTTCTCCCTCGGCATGATCACCGGCGCGATCGCGCTGGCCCTCATCCGCTACCAGCAGGGAGCCATCAGCGTCGGCGAGGGCATCTCCCTCGTGCTGCTCTCCTCGATCATGCTCGACCCGCTGGACCGCATCGGCCAGTTCTTCTACATCGGCATGGGTGGCATCGCGGCCAACAAGGAGATCAAGAAGTTCATCAAGCAGACCCCGCCCGTCTCGGACGCCAAGGGCGTGAAGGCCCCGGCCATCCCGCCCCAGCGCGGCGAGATCAGTCTGTCGAATGTCTCGTTCTCCTACGCGAAGGACACCCCGGTCCTGAAGGGTGCGAACCTGACCCTCACCCAGGGCGAGCACGTCGCGCTCGCCGGCCCCTCGGGCGCCGGCAAGTCAACGATCTCGGCCCTGCTGCAGGGATTCCTGCGTCCCGGGCGAGGCCGCGTGAGCATCAACGGCGTCGACCTGGCCACCGCACCCCTGTCGTGGGTTCGCGCCCAGAGCGCGGTCGTTGAGCAGACCACCTACCTCTTCTCCGCCACGCTGCGTGACAACCTCCTCCTGGCCGCCCCCGCGGCCACGGACGACCAGCTCATCGAGGCCCTGCGCGCCGCGCACCTGGGCGAGTTCTATGACTCCCTTCCCGGCGGCCTCGATGCTCGCGTGGGCGCGCGAGGCTTGGCTGTGTCTGGCGGCGAGGCCCAGCGCATCGCGATCGCCCGCGCCTTCCTGAAGAACGCGTCGATCATGATCCTGGATGAGCCCACCGCCCACGTGGACCTGGCCTCCGAACGAGAGATCCTCGCATCCCTGGAGACTGTGTGTGCCGGGCGCACCACCCTGACGATCTC
Proteins encoded:
- a CDS encoding ABC transporter ATP-binding protein/permease; protein product: MKRAIVVVCSWAAALCLVLAYLAIGWGVDDITTQHRWSTWWIAVAGALGSGVCAWAVSALGASQMNQLEPTLRHSMIRQVFALGPSQRTNERAGRVVNSATDGVERVAAYKGIFLAPMIASLTTPILVVILVALTIDPASGGFLAIAIPLVPICVMGFRTAFKPVSSRYRHASRQLAAKELDAIQGLGDLALMNAGKDMGKRLAEAAEEVRSKVMSYLAGNQLILLVIDSVFSLGMITGAIALALIRYQQGAISVGEGISLVLLSSIMLDPLDRIGQFFYIGMGGIAANKEIKKFIKQTPPVSDAKGVKAPAIPPQRGEISLSNVSFSYAKDTPVLKGANLTLTQGEHVALAGPSGAGKSTISALLQGFLRPGRGRVSINGVDLATAPLSWVRAQSAVVEQTTYLFSATLRDNLLLAAPAATDDQLIEALRAAHLGEFYDSLPGGLDARVGARGLAVSGGEAQRIAIARAFLKNASIMILDEPTAHVDLASEREILASLETVCAGRTTLTISHRDATIKGADRVATLQEGTIR